A portion of the Rhinolophus sinicus isolate RSC01 linkage group LG16, ASM3656204v1, whole genome shotgun sequence genome contains these proteins:
- the JAM3 gene encoding junctional adhesion molecule C has protein sequence MALKRRRGLRLCARLPDFVLLLLFRDCLIGAVNLKSSNRIPVVQEFESVELSCIITDSQTSDPRIEWKKIQDAQTTYVFFDNKIQGDLAGRAELLGKTSLKIWNVTRKDSARYRCEVVARNDRKAIDEIVIDLTVQVKPVPPVCRVPKAVPVGKSATLHCQEKEGYPLPHYSWYRNDVLLPTDSRANPRFRNSSFLLNSKTGTLVFSAVQKEDSGQYYCIASNDAGSARCEEQEMEVYDLNIGGIVGGVLVVLAVLVLITVGICCAYRRGYFINNKQNGESYKNPGKPDGVNYIRTDEEGDFRHKSSFVI, from the exons acTGCTTGATAGGGGCTGTGAATCTCAAATCCAGCAACCGAATCCCGGTGGTACAGGAATTTGAAA GTGTGGAGCTGTCTTGTATCATTACGGATTCACAGACAAGTGACCCCAGGATTGAATGGAAGAAAATTCAAGATGCTCAAACCACATATGTGTTTTTTGACAACAAAATACAGG GAGACTTGGCAGGTCGTGCAGAACTACTGGGGAAAACTTCCCTAAAGATCTGGAACGTGACCCGGAAAGACTCAGCCCGTTATCGCTGTGAGGTGGTTGCTCGAAACGATCGCAAGGCCATTGATGAGATTGTCATTGACCTAACTGTGCAAG TGAAGCCAGTACCTCCCGTGTGCAGAGTACCGAAGGCTGTGCCTGTGGGCAAGTCAGCAACGCTGCACTGCCAGGAGAAGGAGGGCTACCCACTGCCTCACTACAGCTGGTACCGCAATGACGTGCTGCTGCCCACAGATTCCAGAGCCAACCCCCGATTTCGaaattcctcttttctcttaaaCTCTAAAACAGGCACTCTG GTTTTCAGCGCCGTTCAGAAGGAGGACTCTGGGCAGTATTACTGCATCGCTTCTAATGACGCAGGTTCAGCCAGGTGTGAGGAGCAGGAGATGGAAGTCT ATGACCTGAACATCGGCGGAATTGTTGGCGGGGTTCTGGTTGTCCTTGCTGTACTGGTCCTGATAACAGTGGGCATCTGCTGTGCGTACAGACGTGGTTACTTCATCAACAATAAACAGAATGGGGAAAG TTACAAGAATCCAGGGAAGCCAGATGGAGTTAACTATATCAGGACAGATGAGGAG GGCGACTTCAGACACAAATCCTCATTTGTGATCTGA